The Petropleomorpha daqingensis genome includes a window with the following:
- a CDS encoding branched-chain amino acid ABC transporter permease yields MSTTERAQRPATGTGYRVSRSSLTSWLGSLGFLAVLVVLAFVPIAFIPVVIQQTTSFLILVILASMWNALAGYGGLVSVGQQAYIGFGAYAVIFLTQRDVEPYLSIVIAALASGVLALVVSPLLLRLRGGVFAIATWVVAETIGLIILMQASLGGGTGVSLRALNVYPVADRRAYTYWITLAFTVVLLGAVLLLLRRRTGAALQAIRDDEGAAASVGVRTRPLKLILFVLAGVGCGAAGALTLANTLFIQPQSIFGVQYTAFMIFMVLVGGLGSFEGPILGALVFFVAQNEFADLGAWYLIGLGLVAIGFALFLPRGLWSLIGDRLPGPLLPIGYRLRSNKS; encoded by the coding sequence ATGAGCACCACCGAGCGGGCGCAGCGGCCGGCGACCGGCACCGGCTACCGGGTCAGCCGCTCCAGCCTCACCTCGTGGCTGGGCTCGCTGGGCTTCCTCGCCGTCCTGGTCGTGCTGGCGTTCGTCCCGATCGCGTTCATCCCCGTCGTCATCCAGCAGACGACGTCGTTCCTGATCCTGGTGATCCTCGCGTCGATGTGGAACGCGCTGGCCGGCTACGGCGGGCTGGTCAGCGTCGGCCAGCAGGCCTACATCGGGTTCGGCGCCTACGCGGTCATCTTCCTGACCCAGCGGGACGTCGAGCCGTACCTGTCCATCGTGATCGCGGCGCTGGCCTCGGGTGTCCTCGCGCTGGTGGTCTCGCCGCTGCTGCTGCGGCTGCGCGGCGGGGTCTTCGCGATCGCCACCTGGGTGGTCGCCGAGACGATCGGGCTGATCATCCTCATGCAGGCCAGCCTCGGCGGCGGCACCGGCGTCTCGCTGCGGGCGCTCAACGTCTACCCGGTCGCCGACCGGCGGGCCTACACGTACTGGATCACCCTGGCCTTCACCGTCGTGCTGCTCGGCGCGGTCCTGCTGCTGCTGCGCCGCCGCACCGGCGCCGCGCTGCAGGCCATCCGGGACGACGAGGGCGCCGCGGCCTCGGTCGGCGTGCGCACCCGGCCGCTCAAGCTGATCCTCTTCGTGCTCGCCGGCGTGGGCTGCGGCGCGGCCGGGGCGCTGACCCTGGCCAACACCCTGTTCATCCAGCCGCAGTCGATCTTCGGCGTCCAGTACACCGCCTTCATGATCTTCATGGTGCTGGTCGGCGGGCTCGGCAGCTTCGAGGGACCGATCCTCGGCGCGCTGGTCTTCTTCGTCGCCCAGAACGAGTTCGCCGACCTCGGCGCCTGGTACCTGATCGGCCTGGGCCTGGTGGCGATCGGCTTCGCGCTCTTCCTGCCGCGCGGGCTGTGGAGCCTGATCGGCGACCGGCTGCCGGGACCGCTGCTGCCGATCGGATACCGGTTGAGGTCCAATAAGTCGTGA